Proteins encoded by one window of Cloeon dipterum chromosome 2, ieCloDipt1.1, whole genome shotgun sequence:
- the LOC135937011 gene encoding protein yellow-like, translating into MSPFLVAIFLLGLSSLATAANFTQVYEWTEEFDYEWPSEESRTEALEDGTYDPKARIKPLYMAAYGTRLFLGLLNGDGIPVTLGCLPTSSASSAPPKLTPFPSWDMHHRREGDCNKIKEVNGLEVDSAGRLWVLDRGNYFCKSKIWIIDLNNNNSIELIHQFSFHDWMHDLVLDETNDGTYAYISRWKERNIVVFSLERNESWIVKTPGIEVFSIALSPKDHEPRQLYFGHYYSFDLYSISVAALRSGTGTANPKLIGKWTAKPYRLMIDNHGTMYAAFLWENYILSWNTSEPFQEKRFDKVTGIFANRQFAFSLDQNGTFWMTETDAKKEPRYMLRLLKTAVGEKSFEALPVAQATSQLHKRSIQTEKSPFKVILICSVVFNLILLGLIILRKKRITCESDEMTVLYENHGYVNLRPRFP; encoded by the exons ATGTCTCCATTCTTagttgccattttcttgctTGGCCTTTCATCGCTGGCCACCGCCGCCAACTTCACTCAGGTTTACGAATGGACTGAGGAATTTgactacgagtggccgtcGGAGGAAAGCAGGACGGAAGCCTTGGAAGATGGAACTTATGATCCAAAGGCGAGAATCAAACCTCTTTACATGGCTGCGTACGGAACAAGACTCTTCCTCGGCCTGTTAAATGGTGACGGCATTCCAGTGACTCTGGGGTGTTTAccgacgagcagcgcgtcctCCGCACCTCCGAAGCTCACTCCATTTCCTTCGTGGGACATGCATCATCGT AGAGAGGGAgactgcaacaaaattaaagaagtAAATGGGCTGGAAGTGGATTCCGCTggaaggctgtgggtgctCGACAGAGGAAACTActtttgcaaatcaaaaatttggaTAATCGATTTGAACAACAACAATTCCATCGAACTGATTCATCAGTTTTCTTTTCACGACTGGATGCACGACTTGGTACTCGACGAAACAAATGATGGAACCTATGCCTACATCTCGCGGTGGAAAGAACGAAACATtgtcgtgtttagtttggaaagaaatgaatCTTGGATTGTGAAAACGCCAGGAATTGAGGTTTTCTCCATTGCCCTGTCCCCTAAGGATCACGAGCCGAGACAGCTCTACTTCGGCCACTACTACTCCTTTGATCTGTATTCAATTTCCGTCGCCGCACTTCGCAGTGGGACTGGAACTGCAAATCCGAAACTAATCGGAAAATGGACTGCGAAACCTTACAGGTTGATGATAGACAACCACGGGACCATGTATGCCGCATTTTTGTGGGAAAACTACATTCTCTCTTGGAACACTTCCGAGCCATTTCAGGAGAAGCGTTTTGATAAG GTCACAGGAATCTTTGCTAATAGACAATTTGCTTTTTCCTTGGATCAAAATGGAACTTTTTGGATGACGGAGACAGATGCAAAAAAAGAGCCAAGATACATGCTACGGCTTTTGAAGactgcagttggagaaaaatcCTTCGAGGCTTTGCCAG TTGCGCAGGCCACCTCCCAGTTGCACAAGAGAAGCATCCAGACTGAAAAATCGCCTTTCAAAGTCATTCTTATCTGCTCCGTCGTATTTAACCTGATCCTATTGGGTTTGATCATCCTGAGAAAGAAGAGGATCACCTGCGAGAGCGATGAAATGACCGTTTTGTATGAAAACCACGGATACGTCAATTTGAGGCCCCGTTTCCCCTGA
- the LOC135935987 gene encoding E3 ubiquitin-protein ligase UHRF2-like, with translation MNYNWSVPLPFFEAASNCSTSDETKRNSKKNCFFEVEDAVLCQDRTNGEWHEASIVGVTSEKEMKFNVRNKRSGLVENSVELKFLAPGRGVELSAKELEKGMCLLAYMLMPNCHRGWYKVLVTRVQKAANMIPEVFGRVLLASEEKMAEQRVFFLHSTFKFPDLAPREQWTRQGITITLRKQCERCVENPRFKCRACSCVFCGVKGGAKPLITCRDCENKCHVSCANAESKNRANEKWLCTRCHIEEEETRAVFADHCPEKKPKKPKITVQPRSAGVVVPENRRGKVPGVTSGQIWVFKKNGVVIEKRLKRKLPVEEVKPKKEMPPYVLPPSIEGLIKEDVANDRNWNDLSASLKLGHPYFIAALAKKFRCCVCKKVVKEPITLSCSHNACLLCFEMSSEKARCPCCKEAVEEKEVKVNHLLDQILNTLLPGYNPKKASPKLVEAEEQ, from the exons ATGAATTACAATTGGAGTGTGCCGTTGCCGTTCTTTGAAGCAGCAAGCAATTGCAGCACCTCCGACGAAACCAAGAGGAACAGCAAGAAAAACTGCTTTTTCGAG GTCGAGGATGCCGTTTTGTGCCAAGACAGGACGAACGGCGAGTGGCACGAGGCCTCCATTGTGGGCGTAACCTCCGAGaaggaaatgaaattcaacGTTCGCAACAAACG GTCTGGACTGGTGGAGAACTCGGTTGAACTGAAGTTTCTGGCGCCTGGCAGGGGCGTCGAGTTGTCCGCCAAGGAACTGGAAAAGGGCATGTGCCTGCTGGCCTACATGCTCATGCCAAACTGCCACAGGGGCTG GTACAAGGTGCTGGTGACCAGGGTGCAGAAAGCGGCGAACATGATTCCGGAGGTGTTCGGAAGGGTGTTGCTCGCTTCGGAGGAAAAAATGGCGGAGCAGCGCGTCTTCTTCTTACACAGCACCTTCAAATTCCCTGATTTGGCGCCGCGCGAGCAGTGGACCAGGCAGGGAATCACGATTACCCTCAGAAAAC AGTGCGAGCGGTGCGTGGAGAACCCGAGGTTCAAGTGCCGGGCGTGCAGCTGCGTTTTCTGCGGCGTCAAAGGCGGAGCAAAGCCGCTTATCACGTGCCGCGATTGCGAAAACAAGTGTCACGTGTCCTGTGCCAACGCAGAATCAAAAAATCGCGCCAATGAAAAATG GTTGTGCACACGCTGCCACATTGAGGAGGAAGAAACGCGGGCCGTGTTCGCCGACCACTGCCCCGAGAAGAAGCCAAAAAAGCCGAAGATTACTGTCCAGCCTCGCAGTGCGGGCGTCGTGGTGCCAGAAAATCGCCGCGGAAAAGTCCCTGGCGTGACCAGCGGCCAAATCTGGGTCTTCAAGAAGAAC GGTGTCGTCATCGAGAAGCGACTGAAGAGGAAGTTGCCGGTCGAAGAGGTGAAGCCGAAGAAGGAAATGCCGCCCTACGTTCTTCCCCCGTCCATCGAGGGCCTGATCAAAGAAGACGTGGCCAACGACAGAAACTGGAACGACCTGAGTGCCAGCCTCAAGCTCGGCCATCCC TACTTCATCGCTGCCCTGGCCAAGAAGTTTCGTTGCTGCGTCTGCAAGAAGGTGGTCAAAGAGCCAATCACCTTGTCCTGCAGCCACAATGCTTGCCTT CTTTGCTTTGAAATGTCTTCGGAAAAGGCACGCTGCCCCTGCTGCAAGGAAGCTGTCGAGGAGAAGGAAGTGAAGGTCAATCATCTCCTGGACCAGATCCTCAACACCCTTCTGCCAGGGTACAACCCCAAGAAGGCGTCGCCCAAGCTGGTCGAAGCCGAGGAGCAGTGA